In one Pecten maximus unplaced genomic scaffold, xPecMax1.1, whole genome shotgun sequence genomic region, the following are encoded:
- the LOC117319030 gene encoding flocculation protein FLO11-like has translation MEKFIPQGMSTTPVPQGRTATLVPHGVSHTPVPQGVSTTPVPQGRTATLVPQGGSHTPVPQGVSTTPVPQGRTATLVPQGVSTTPVPQGVSHTPTTQGMSHTPTTQGVSHTPTTQGVSHTPTTQGVLPSSKPQDLSTTPISQNTIVIPPPEFQESNPALETKKSLTIKPDVDTSTSISSSIAVPLGATEVGCRSPTVTDTVASDDYRTDQIENNPGRSLKAEKGPAESPIVSVTDNVKDENLKDSSMSLTQIDTRVPVVPKEKIVSPTSKDMDRYSVDSLGSGGAIYVEIGQIQPHISSSTPQTSSDQTLDDVDGPRVFSETPHSNIISQRPIPQSTKSREVEYARIQKRPKKSKDTSESIVQSPGSANGIRIPVEQIIDRREPDIIVETSDSSRNSGIIRGISESSMTFENYQRVPGTMIPISTCLLQTVGPGAAVQTTSCDIVKHAPGKAVPVPPTRVSSKPPRPTSKLNLHDNRHRSSSRRSDTDVRTFRPIAHQTSPILGSRSPVSGNVSRQHQRTKSSDIKMSADHLHQGQYFHGPVARMQSFQGQSYEGSTIRTPVHEGRHCDKPVSWTHSYEGQHYHGDIGTRTRTPSFVEANQRSPRTRAVSEDVQYVSGIYQKVVRSRSSVTPRANRHQQDMTKTSQHTDQKQLLVKQNNLGGFRPYGTVSSTVTRTLSKTEQKDNSANRQSVQSNQTSISVTSVAESVKCGMKELVRILYMPFACCHRRK, from the coding sequence ATGGAGAAATTCATCCCCCAGGGTATGTCAACTACCCCTGTCCCCCAGGGCAGAACAGCTACCCTTGTACcccatggtgtgtcacatacCCCTGTCCCCCAGGGTGTGTCAACTACCCCTGTCCCCCAGGGCAGGACAGCTACCCTTGTACCCCAGGGTGGGTCACATACCCCTGTCCCCCAGGGTGTGTCAACTACCCCTGTCCCCCAGGGCAGAACAGCTACCCTTGTACCCCAGGGGGTGTCAACTACCCCTGTCCCCCAGGGTGTGTCACATACCCCCACCACACAGGGGATGTCACATACCCCCACCACACAGGGTGTGTCACATACCCCCACCACACAGGGTGTGTCACATACCCCCACCACACAGGGTGTGTTACCTTCTTCCAAACCCCAGGACCTGTCCACTACCCCCATCTCCCAGAATACAATAGTTATTCCTCCTCCAGAATTTCAGGAATCCAACCCTGCTCTGGAAACAAAGAAATCTTTGACCATAAAACCTGATGTGGACACTTCCACTTCAATAAGTAGCAGCATTGCTGTACCGTTAGGAGCCACTGAAGTTGGATGTAGGTCTCCCACGGTTACGGATACTGTGGCTAGTGATGATTATCGGACTGACCAAATTGAAAATAATCCAGGAAGGAGTCTAAAGGCTGAAAAAGGCCCTGCTGAAAGCCCAATTGTTTCTGTCACTGATAATGTTAAAGATGAGAATTTAAAAGACTCAAGCATGTCTTTGACTCAAATTGATACACGTGTTCCTGTGGTCCCGAAAGAAAAAATAGTTTCTCCAACGTCAAAGGATATGGATAGATATTCAGTGGATTCGTTAGGGTCAGGAGGAGCTATTTATGTAGAAATTGGGCAAATACAACCCCATATAAGTAGTTCTACACCTCAAACTTCTTCTGACCAAACCTTGGATGATGTGGATGGCCCTAGAGTGTTTTCAGAAACACCCCATTCAAACATCATTAGTCAAAGACCCATTCCTCAAAGCACAAAATCAAGAGAAGTTGAATATGCAAGAATTCAGAAAAGACCGAAAAAGAGCAAGGATACATCTGAAAGCATTGTGCAAAGTCCAGGAAGTGCAAATGGGATAAGAATTCCAGTGGAACAAATCATAGACAGACGAGAACCGGATATTATTGTTGAGACATCTGATAGTTCTAGGAATTCCGGAATTATCCGTGGTATTTCCGAAAGCTCTatgacatttgaaaattatcaaaGAGTTCCAGGGACTATGATTCCAATAAGTACCTGCCTTCTTCAGACGGTCGGTCCCGGTGCCGCTGTTCAAACAACTTCCTGTGATATTGTAAAACATGCTCCTGGGAAGGCTGTTCCAGTCCCTCCCACTCGTGTATCCTCCAAACCGCCCAGACCGACATCTAAACTTAATCTCCATGACAACAGGCATCGTTCTAGTTCACGCAGAAGTGACACTGATGTGAGGACATTTCGACCAATAGCTCATCAAACCTCCCCAATTctggggtcaaggtcacctgTTTCTGGTAATGTCAGTAGACAGCATCAGAGAACGAAGTCATCGGATATAAAAATGTCAGCTGATCATCTTCATCAAGGTCAGTATTTCCATGGACCAGTTGCTAGGATGCAGTCTTTTCAAGGCCAAAGCTATGAAGGGTCTACTATAAGGACACCTGTCCATGAAGGTCGTCATTGTGATAAGCCAGTTTCCTGGACACATTCCTACGAAGGTCAACATTACCATGGTGATATTGGTACAAGAACAAGAACACCTTCGTTTGTGGAGGCTAACCAGCGAAGTCCTCGGACTAGAGCAGTCTCAGAGGATGTTCAATATGTTTCTGGGATTTACCAAAAAGTggtgaggtcaaggtcaagtgtAACACCTCGCGCTAATAGACATCAGCAAGATATGACAAAAACGTCGCAGCACACCGACCAAAAACAGCTActtgttaaacaaaacaatttggGGGGATTTCGGCCTTATGGAACAGTTTCTAGCACGGTGACCAGGACACTGTCCAAGACTGAACAGAAGGATAACTCGGCCAACAGGCAAAGTGTTCAGTCAAACCAGACTTCCATCAGTGTTACATCGGTGGCCGAAAGTGTCAAGTGTGGAATGAAAGAGCTTGTAAGGATTCTTTACATGCCGTTCGCTTGCTGTCATCGTCGAAAG